CATATTCAGGCGTTTCCCATTCAGGTCCTTCGCCTACAATAATTACATCGGCTTCCATCAAAGCAGGAATGGCTGTTTGCCCTCCCCCACGGTAACCGACCAGTACTGCCACGCGCTTGAATGACTCATTTAAATCACCCATCACTCGAAGGTAGCGAATGTCCAGCTTTTCTTTGACAAAAGAGCAAATGTTTTGGAGCATCATCGCCTCAGGTAGGTTGACGATGGACAGTGCACGCTGATGTTCTTGTACATACGTTATCCATTCCAACTGGACAAGTAAGCCTTCTGTAATGCCATCTGGCTGATCTCTATGAATGGCATCATGGCATCGGAGAACAGCAATGCCTGATTCCTCTAGTAGCCGCTGCTTCTCTAACAATACGATGTCATTTTCTAACGTATCATCCTGATCCTTGTGGCTGTAGAAAGTACCTTCATGGACAATGAGGAGATCAACGCCAGATTCAATCGCCTTTGTTATCACTTGATGGGAAGCGACAAAAGTCGTAGCCATCGTCTTCACCTCGGCAGTAGGTGACCCAAACTCAATTGTGTCAACAGTCTCAGGGGTTTTCTTTAAGGAGCAACGTAAAAAAAGTGCGACATCCTGAACTAAAACGTGCATCTCACGTCCCCTCTCAAAAAAGTTTCTCTATATGCTTGCCTTTAAGGTTCTCTTTAAAGTACTTAAGCAAAGAAAACCCGCCTGCAATGCACAGGCAGGTCATTCATCATCTATTGTTCGTTTGATTCCTTGTATTCTTTGTATGCTTCATTTGCAATTCCAACATACTCCTGCACACCTTTTCCTTGCAGTTCAGCAACATAGGCGTCCCATTCTGACAAATCACGTTGTCCAACGATAAACTTTAATGTGTTGGATTTTGCGTAGTCAAGCAATGGCGTTCCTGATAATGAAGACATCTCTCTTTGTTCTTGTGAGTATGGACGAGGAGGCTCAGGCTTTTGTGGCTCTCGGTTCTCTGCCATTGTTTCCTGCCATGCTAATTCCTCTTCGCTCATCATTGAATGCAATAGCTCTGTTGATCCGCCATAAGCAAACACGCCATTCGAGAATCCAAACCCTTCTTGCAACGTTGTAGGAGCCCCTGCATTTATGCCGTTATGGGTGATGTCTTCTTTAAGCACTCGCTTCCCATCAACTACATCATAGGTCGTGCCTTCAACACCCCACTTAGCAAATTCAAGTCCTTCATCGCTGTACCACAGCCAGTCAATAAACTGCATCATTGATTTAAAATTAGGATCATCTTTTGCTTTATCCAAAATCATCACGCCATTTTCAAGTCTGGAACCACCCATAAGTGGCCCCTCTGGACCTGCTGGAAGCAACAATTTCTCAATTTTAAAGTTACCTTCGCCTAACGTTTCATTCATACTAAGTCGATGTCTAACAATTTCCTGAGAGTTCGTTGCGATAAAGAACGATTCACCTGAAATAAATTTTTGAATCGCCTGTTCGTCTTCCTGTGTAAAACTGGATTTATCCAACAAGCCTTGTTCGACTAAACCGCTGAAATACGTGACCATGTTTTTGTGGTTCTCTGTCCCAGGGGCGAATACGAACTCCTCTTTCTCTTCATCAAACGCTAGGCCATCTCCTAAACCCCATCCACCTACTGTACCGAATGCGGTTGAGGCAAAGTTCAATGTACTTTCAAATTTCCAGCGCTCAGACCATGGGGTTTTGTCAGGATAAATTTCTTTTAATTGCAACAGGACATCCTCGAGTTCTTCCCATGAGGTCGGCATTGGAATATTGTTTTCTTCAAGAATATCGGTGCGAACAGCCAATGTATAATCTGGCCAAACAGCTTCATGAAGACCAGGGAG
This genomic interval from Aureibacillus halotolerans contains the following:
- a CDS encoding extracellular solute-binding protein codes for the protein MRKRIKKHGFHLLFLICFSVLLGGCSDSASEEAVAPEDLEDSAAMENYAVGDQFKANEPLTFSVLYSNHPGYQLQEDWLFWDELTKRTNVTLDPTTVPMSDYDEKRSLLINSGDAPYIIPKTYPGQEQQFLASGVILPVSDYIDLMPNLKAKIEQWDMDEDLNAIRQKDGKFYVLPGLHEAVWPDYTLAVRTDILEENNIPMPTSWEELEDVLLQLKEIYPDKTPWSERWKFESTLNFASTAFGTVGGWGLGDGLAFDEEKEEFVFAPGTENHKNMVTYFSGLVEQGLLDKSSFTQEDEQAIQKFISGESFFIATNSQEIVRHRLSMNETLGEGNFKIEKLLLPAGPEGPLMGGSRLENGVMILDKAKDDPNFKSMMQFIDWLWYSDEGLEFAKWGVEGTTYDVVDGKRVLKEDITHNGINAGAPTTLQEGFGFSNGVFAYGGSTELLHSMMSEEELAWQETMAENREPQKPEPPRPYSQEQREMSSLSGTPLLDYAKSNTLKFIVGQRDLSEWDAYVAELQGKGVQEYVGIANEAYKEYKESNEQ
- a CDS encoding Nif3-like dinuclear metal center hexameric protein; amino-acid sequence: MHVLVQDVALFLRCSLKKTPETVDTIEFGSPTAEVKTMATTFVASHQVITKAIESGVDLLIVHEGTFYSHKDQDDTLENDIVLLEKQRLLEESGIAVLRCHDAIHRDQPDGITEGLLVQLEWITYVQEHQRALSIVNLPEAMMLQNICSFVKEKLDIRYLRVMGDLNESFKRVAVLVGYRGGGQTAIPALMEADVIIVGEGPEWETPEYVRDAVYQGKKKALIVLGHMESEEAGMASLARKLQIRFPSANVSWLREQPLFKVI